One genomic segment of Nitrospira sp. CR1.1 includes these proteins:
- a CDS encoding LysR family transcriptional regulator, translated as MELRQLEYFMAVAAHQNFSRAAEHAHVSQPSLSIQIGGLEKELGTRLFDRLGRKVVLTQAGELFHVHAERALREVEQAEQVVHELLGAKRGRLVVGTLSTVNSYLIAPLVSRFKQRFPNIHLQVHAQPSSDIVNGLLTNRLDIGICLLPLTHAHITTVPLFEERLALIAPANMKIGKRRTRMQDLAQVPLVLMPADYCLRKMVESECAKAGVHPQVVLEMSSPEGILQAVAEGTGATILPELYVKSRLPGSQLAVIDLYDPTPRHTVGLAYLTKRHRGQAAEEFAALCETTMRDLQSGSSPSLRNRCRKRAEASRIGQPAPRRLAPGTSTRQEERARP; from the coding sequence ATGGAACTGCGCCAACTCGAATATTTCATGGCGGTGGCGGCGCACCAGAATTTCAGCCGTGCCGCGGAACATGCGCATGTCTCGCAGCCTTCGCTGTCGATTCAGATCGGCGGACTCGAAAAAGAGTTGGGCACGCGCCTGTTCGACCGCCTGGGAAGAAAGGTCGTACTCACGCAGGCCGGCGAACTCTTTCATGTGCATGCCGAACGGGCCTTGCGGGAAGTGGAGCAGGCGGAGCAGGTGGTTCACGAGCTGCTCGGCGCCAAACGTGGCCGCTTGGTCGTCGGGACGCTGTCGACGGTCAATTCTTACCTGATCGCCCCGCTTGTCTCTCGATTCAAGCAGCGCTTTCCAAACATCCATCTCCAGGTCCATGCCCAACCGTCTTCCGATATCGTCAACGGTCTGCTGACCAATCGCCTCGATATCGGGATTTGTCTACTCCCGCTGACCCATGCGCATATCACCACCGTCCCGCTTTTTGAAGAACGCCTCGCGCTCATCGCTCCCGCAAACATGAAGATCGGAAAACGCCGGACTCGCATGCAGGATCTCGCGCAGGTCCCCCTCGTCTTGATGCCCGCCGATTATTGCCTGCGGAAAATGGTCGAATCGGAATGCGCGAAGGCGGGTGTGCACCCGCAGGTGGTGTTGGAAATGAGTTCGCCGGAAGGTATTCTCCAGGCGGTGGCGGAAGGAACCGGTGCCACGATCCTTCCCGAGCTCTATGTCAAATCCCGACTTCCGGGATCACAGCTGGCAGTCATCGACCTGTACGATCCCACGCCACGCCATACGGTCGGACTCGCCTATCTCACCAAGCGGCATCGTGGCCAAGCGGCCGAAGAGTTTGCCGCACTCTGCGAAACCACTATGCGGGACCTGCAGTCCGGCTCCAGCCCGTCTCTCCGGAACAGGTGTCGTAAGCGGGCGGAGGCCTCACGCATCGGACAACCTGCGCCCCGGAGGTTGGCTCCAGGAACATCAACCCGGCAAGAAGAGCGGGCGCGACCTTGA